A window of the Alnus glutinosa chromosome 4, dhAlnGlut1.1, whole genome shotgun sequence genome harbors these coding sequences:
- the LOC133866416 gene encoding uncharacterized protein LOC133866416: MSHRTEHKEEEEEQEKDDLSGSEDDNDLDEDMEALRRACMLTGRNPNDLDNPSTSAANGYYSAVAADSDSDDDLELVRNIQNRFSTSSALCETMSLEPLSSLPPAASDEDDDFETLLAIQRRFSAPATDTLKHAIGGSLKKPEQVHASRLSLEKETSSTLFVNRANSCEGFTDAEDFCNTRSLGDNGGIQPSGFFESHQSDSCKSSMLPRKKSCFPKSALLLLDAIKKNRSSQKFFRSKLIQLEARIEENKKLKEHAKILKDFRTSCRKITGRALSQKKDPRVQLISAKETLASKDSKANDKRLSPMCYGPAENSRVANYRMSITNFPLSLERKKWSKVETENLEKGIMQQFQAMVLQISRNRALKCTAILSGSENSSEDSNDLDKILASTKDLEVPPEMIGEFLPKVNWEQLASMYFVGRSGAECQARWLNCEDPLINHNPWMAKEDKNLLLLVQEKGINNWFDIAVSLGTNRTPFQCLARYQRSLNASMLKTEWTKDEDAQLRAAVEVFGENDWQSVASALERRTGNQCSNRWKKSLHPTRERVGKWVADEDKRLKVAVMLFGPKNWNKIAQFVPGRTQAQCRERWVNSLDPSLNWDEWTEEEDSRLKAAIAEHGHCWAKVAACVPPRTDNQCRRRWKKLLPHEVPLLQEARRIQKAALISNFVDRESERPSLCQSDFLPLPLISSVSETENVNPCSKRKGGLRERAASKKESNAASCNVPRKIRSKECEQQSQASSGTIKKKKYPKPHSRRKKCTEPVANNPSLLLPPESFESGTTNGDCIEAAIDNASYMGRNQNSTWSSGKLMLSGITNDTEHPVDHMSCLDSTLLCITNGEVVDSPNGHVCTGEKRAKLQSKRKKCIELAEDSHSFSPHPESLKLRKTDGEDVGSGFLDKENRVLKMQKRRKRGKKPSGEGHNVSVPCQQDGLEISTCGNISSKQILGTGDGNDITLACFLSNKSKKRRLEFAENANQACSPSSLKMGADLVPNEVDKLCDGNQILFTQGVEPRTCCHVEDPDNLLPRKLQSSQLEDMPTIIDNDSGPGRQDLVQGENADPEESYDITLSCFLRKKLKKR, translated from the exons ATGTCTCATCGCACCgaacacaaagaagaagaagaagaacaagaaaaagatgaCCTCTCCGGGAGCGAAGACGACAACGATTTGGACGAGGACATGGAAGCCCTGAGGCGAGCCTGCATGCTCACCGGAAGAAACCCTAACGACCTCGACAATCCCTCCACCTCCGCCGCCAACGGATACTACTCCGCCGTAGCCGCCGATTCCGACTCCGATGACGACCTCGAATTGGTCCGAAATATTCAGAACCGGTTCTCGACCTCGTCCGCTCTATGCGAGACCATGTCCTTGGAGCCTCTGTCTTCTCTCCCGCCCGCTGCCTCGGACGAGGACGACGATTTCGAAACGCTCCTCGCAATTCAGCGACGGTTTTCGGCACCCGCTACCG ATACATTGAAACATGCAATTGGGGGTTCGTTAAAGAAACCTGAGCAGGTTCATGCCTCTCGTCTATCCTTGGAGAAGGAAACTAGCAGTACTTTGTTTGTAAATAGAGCCAATTCTTGTGAAGGGTTTACAGATGCTGAAGATTTTTGTAACACCCGTTCATTGGGTGACAATGGGGGGATTCAGCCTTCTGGTTTCTTTGAGAGCCATCAGTCAGATTCTTGTAAGTCATCTATGTTGCCACGTAAGAAGTCTTGCTTCCCAAAGTCTGCACTTTTGCTACTTGATGCCATTAAGAAGAATAGGTCCAGTCAGAAGTTCTTCCGAAGCAAGTTGATTCAGTTAGAAGCGAGAATTGAGGAAAACAAAAAGCTGAAGGAGCATGCTAAAATCCTAAAAGACTTCCGGACTTCTTGCAGAAAAATAACTGGGCGAGCATTATCCCAGAAAAAGGATCCTCGTGTCCAGTTAATTTCAGCAAAAGAAACGTTGGCTTCTAAGGATTCAAAG GCTAATGATAAAAGGCTTTCTCCCATGTGTTATGGTCCAGCAGAGAACTCTCGTGTTGCTAATTATAGAATGTCAATTACTAACTTTCCGCTTTCCTTAGAAAGGAAGAAATGGTCAAAGGTAGAAACGGAAAATCTTGAAAAGGGAATAATGCAACAATTTCAAGCAATGGTGCTTCAAATTTCAAGAAATCGTGCCTTGAAATGTACAGCAATCTTAAG TGGTTCAGAGAATTCTTCTGAAGATTCAAATGATTTGGATAAGATCCTCGCATCAACTAAAGATCTTGAAGTTCCCCCAGAAATGATTGGGGAGTTTCTACCCAAGGTTAATTGGGAGCAATTGGCTTCCATGTATTTTGTTGGTCGCTCTGGTGCTGAATGTCAAGCAAG GTGGTTGAACTGTGAAGATCCCTTAATCAACCACAATCCTTGGATGGCTAAAGAGGACAAGAATCTTTTGTTACTTGTCCAAGAGAAAGGAATCAATAACTGGTTTGATATTGCTGTATCACTGGGGACAAACAGGACCCCATTTCAGTGCTTGGCACGTTATCAGAGGAGTTTAAATGCTTCTATGCTAAAAACTGAGTGGACTAAGGATGAGGATGCTCAACTTCGCGCGGCTGTAGAGGTTTTTGGTGAGAACGATTGGCAGTCTGTAGCTTCTGCTTTGGAAAGACGGACTGGTAACCAATGCTCTAACAG GTGGAAAAAATCACTTCACCCAACCAGGGAAAGAGTGGGGAAGTGGGTTGCAGATGAAGACAAACGCCTCAAAGTAGCTGTGATGCTTTTTGGGCCGAAAAATTGGAATAAGATAGCTCAATTCGTGCCTGGTCGAACTCAAGCGCAATGTAGAGAAAG GTGGGTCAATAGTTTAGATCCTTCGTTGAATTGGGATGAGTGGACTGAAGAAGAGGATTCCAGGTTGAAAGCAGCTATAGCGGAACATGGTCATTGCTGGGCTAAAGTTGCTGCTTGTGTGCCTCCACGTACAGATAATCAGTGCCGAAG GAGATGGAAGAAGTTGCTTCCACATGAAGTGCCCTTGCTTCAAGAGGCCAGAAGAATACAGAAAGCTGCTCTTATATCCAACTTTGTAGATCGGGAGTCAGAACGTCCTTCCCTTTGTCAGAGTGACTTTCTTCCATTACCACTTATTAGTTCAGTATCCGAAACAGAAAATGTAAATCCTTGCAGTAAAAGGAAGGGAGGATTAAG AGAAAGGGCAGCATCCAAGAAAGAGTCGAATGCAGCTTCTTG CAATGTTCCAAGGAAGATCAGATCGAAGGAGTGTGAACAACAATCTCAAGCTTCTTCTGGTActataaagaagaaaaagtatccTAAACCACATTCAAGGAGAAAGAAATGTACCGAACCAGTTGCGAACAACCCGAGTCTTCTGTTGCCCCCAGAAAGTTTTGAATCAGGGACAACTAATGGTGATTGTATAGAGGCTGCTATTGATAATGCTTCATATATGGGGAGAAACCAGAATTCAACATGGTCTTCTGGAAAGTTAATGTTGTCAGGAATTACTAATGATACTGAACATCCTGTTGATCATATGTCTTGTCTGGATTCGACATTGTTATGTATAACCAATGGTGAAGTGGTTGATTCACCAAATGGACATGTTTGTACAGGGGAGAAGAGAGCTAAACTACAGtcgaaaaggaaaaaatgtatAGAGTTAGCCGAGGATAGCCACAGTTTCTCACCGCATCCTGAAAGTTTGAAGCTCAGGAAAACTGATGGTGAAGATGTTGGAAGCGGCTTTCTGGATAAGGAAAATAGAGTTTTAAAGAtgcaaaaaagaaggaaaagaggaaaaaaaccATCGGGGGAAGGCCACAATGTATCTGTTCCTTGCCAACAAGATGGCCTTGAAATCTCAACATGTGGGAACATTTCTTCTAAGCAGATTTTAGGAACTGGAGATGGAAATGATATTACGCTTGCTTGCTTTCTTAGCAATAAATCAAAGAAGAGAAGGCTCGAATTTGCTGAAAATGCTAATCAGGCTTGCTCTCCATCTAGTCTGAAAATGGGTGCTGATTTGGTTCCCAATGAAGTAGATAAACTTTGTGATGGAAATCAAATCCTATTCACACAAGGTGTGGAACCTCGGACATGCTGTCATGTTGAAGATCCTGATAATTTGTTGCCTCGCAAGCTGCAGTCTAGTCAATTGGAGGATATGCCAACTATCATAGATAATGACAGTGGGCCTGGTAGACAAGATCTTGTCCAAGGGGAGAATGCTGATCCTGAAGAGAGTTACGATATTACACTTTCTTGCTTTCTGcgaaagaaattgaagaagagGTGA